One stretch of Rosistilla oblonga DNA includes these proteins:
- a CDS encoding prolyl oligopeptidase family serine peptidase, whose translation MHPTSTLSIATAIGLLSLLSSTTLAQNDTPPMPSIKYPQAARDAIVDDYHGTSVADPYRWLEDTESEQTAAWVAAENKITRTFLDQIPQRTAIRDRLTELWNYERFTLPRSRESKYFYTHNSGLQNQSLLYVADGLDAPRRVLIDPNKLSEDGTMALAGWSPTDDGSLLAYSIADGGSDWRTWRVRDVASGEDRDDVVRWVKFSGIAWMPDNSGFFYGRYDAPSDGEELTGTNYNQKLYFHELGTDQSEDRLVYERPDNKEWGFTPEVTEDGRYLIITNWKGSEPQNQIFIQPLGDPKLPVTELIGGFDAEYSLIGNDESILYFLTDNDAPRRRVIAVDADDPRRDQWREVIPQNENVIEDCSLLGDEFFTTSMKDALSQVDVYNKEGEAVKQIELPGLGSASGFHGHRDATETFYSFTNYVTPPSIFRYDLKTGESTLWRAPELNFDASRFVTKQVFYESKDGTRVPMIITHRADLKLDGSNPTLLYAYGGFNISLTPGFSPAMAVWMDRGGIYAVPNLRGGGEYGRAWHEAGMQEKKQNVFDDFIAAAEYLIQQKYTHSDKLAIRGGSNGGLLVGAVMTQRPELFGACLPAVGVMDMLRFHKFTIGWAWVTEFGSSDDPEQFKTLLNYSPLHQIKPGTCYPPTLITTADRDDRVVPGHSFKFAAALQAAQSCDNPTLIRIETRAGHGAGTPVTKYIDQYADLWAFLTRVLQ comes from the coding sequence ATGCATCCCACCTCAACGCTTTCGATCGCCACGGCGATTGGCCTACTCTCGCTTCTTTCGTCCACCACTCTCGCTCAAAACGACACGCCCCCAATGCCATCGATTAAATATCCGCAAGCCGCTCGCGACGCGATCGTCGACGATTATCACGGTACCTCCGTCGCCGATCCCTATCGTTGGTTGGAGGATACCGAGAGCGAACAAACCGCGGCTTGGGTCGCTGCCGAAAATAAGATCACTCGCACCTTCTTGGACCAGATTCCCCAGCGGACCGCGATCCGCGATCGCTTGACCGAACTCTGGAACTACGAGCGTTTTACGCTGCCGCGGAGCCGCGAATCGAAGTACTTCTACACGCACAATTCGGGGCTGCAGAATCAGAGCCTGCTGTATGTTGCCGACGGTCTCGATGCGCCGCGGCGAGTTTTGATCGACCCGAATAAATTGAGCGAAGATGGCACGATGGCGCTCGCCGGTTGGTCGCCGACCGACGACGGCAGCCTGTTGGCCTACAGCATCGCCGATGGCGGCAGCGATTGGCGAACGTGGCGAGTGCGCGACGTCGCCAGCGGCGAAGACCGCGACGATGTCGTCCGCTGGGTCAAGTTCAGCGGGATCGCATGGATGCCCGACAACAGCGGTTTCTTCTACGGACGCTACGACGCACCTTCCGATGGCGAAGAACTGACCGGAACCAACTACAACCAAAAGCTCTACTTCCACGAACTGGGAACCGACCAGTCCGAAGATCGCTTGGTTTACGAACGCCCCGACAACAAGGAGTGGGGCTTTACGCCGGAGGTGACCGAAGATGGACGCTATCTGATCATCACCAACTGGAAGGGAAGCGAGCCACAGAATCAGATCTTCATCCAACCGCTGGGCGATCCCAAACTGCCGGTCACCGAATTGATCGGCGGCTTCGACGCGGAGTATTCGTTGATCGGCAACGATGAATCGATCCTCTATTTCCTGACCGACAACGACGCGCCGCGACGACGCGTGATCGCGGTCGACGCCGATGATCCCCGCCGCGACCAGTGGCGTGAAGTGATCCCGCAAAACGAGAACGTGATCGAGGACTGCAGTCTGCTGGGCGATGAATTTTTCACGACTTCGATGAAAGATGCCCTCAGCCAAGTCGACGTCTACAACAAGGAAGGCGAAGCGGTTAAGCAGATCGAACTACCGGGGCTTGGTTCGGCGAGCGGATTTCACGGCCATCGCGATGCAACCGAGACGTTCTACTCGTTCACCAATTACGTCACGCCGCCGAGCATCTTCCGATACGACTTGAAGACCGGCGAGAGCACGCTTTGGCGCGCACCGGAACTGAACTTCGACGCATCCCGCTTTGTGACCAAGCAGGTCTTTTACGAGAGCAAAGATGGCACGCGGGTGCCGATGATCATCACGCACCGCGCCGACCTGAAGCTGGACGGCAGCAACCCGACGCTGCTGTACGCTTACGGCGGATTCAACATCTCGCTGACGCCCGGCTTCTCCCCCGCGATGGCTGTCTGGATGGATCGTGGCGGCATTTATGCGGTTCCCAACCTGCGAGGCGGCGGCGAATACGGCCGCGCCTGGCACGAAGCGGGCATGCAGGAGAAGAAGCAAAACGTCTTCGACGACTTCATCGCCGCGGCGGAATATCTGATCCAGCAGAAGTACACGCACAGCGACAAGCTGGCGATCCGCGGTGGCAGCAACGGCGGCTTGCTGGTCGGTGCGGTGATGACGCAGCGTCCCGAACTGTTTGGTGCCTGCCTGCCCGCGGTTGGCGTGATGGACATGTTGCGGTTCCACAAGTTCACGATCGGTTGGGCGTGGGTGACCGAATTTGGCAGCAGCGACGATCCGGAACAGTTTAAGACGCTGTTGAATTATTCACCGCTGCATCAGATCAAACCAGGAACCTGTTATCCGCCGACGTTGATTACGACTGCCGACCGCGACGACCGAGTCGTTCCCGGACACAGCTTCAAGTTTGCCGCGGCGCTGCAAGCTGCACAAAGCTGCGACAACCCAACGCTGATCCGCATCGAAACCCGCGCCGGCCACGGGGCGGGAACTCCGGTCACCAAATACATCGACCAGTATGCCGATCTGTGGGCCTTCCTGACGCGCGTGCTGCAGTAG
- a CDS encoding SGNH/GDSL hydrolase family protein, with translation MNDPNSADGAAEHAHADVGRPRRSKRLRRLLLVGGCLTIVALAYIELTLRRPIGSGPAGPEVAREAFTEPWSSRQFKLLGIGDSVTAGLGAKSPAHSYFQRMLRNPEDEFAGMQGICLSRVLPNIEAENLAVSGSTSPMHWERVQRLPTHAVETFGIVVMTTGGNDLIHSYGRSPAREGAMYGATLDQAEPWIENFAARLDQMLDRIDESFPGGCEIFLANIYDPTDGVGDAPSIFLPPWPDGLAIHARYNTIIQDAAERRSNVTLAPMYEAFLGHGSHCRQFWRSTYDRSDPHYWFFSNIEDPNDRGYDAIRRLFLNAIVARRDALPSGGSTE, from the coding sequence ATGAATGATCCTAATTCGGCCGACGGCGCTGCTGAACATGCTCACGCGGATGTGGGGAGGCCGCGGCGGAGCAAGCGGTTGCGACGCTTGCTGTTGGTCGGCGGCTGTTTGACGATTGTCGCGCTGGCTTACATCGAACTGACGCTGCGTCGACCGATCGGCAGCGGTCCAGCGGGGCCGGAGGTTGCGCGGGAGGCTTTTACCGAGCCGTGGTCTTCGCGGCAATTCAAGTTGCTGGGGATTGGCGATAGTGTGACGGCGGGCTTGGGAGCGAAGAGCCCTGCACATTCTTACTTTCAACGGATGCTGCGGAATCCCGAGGATGAGTTTGCGGGGATGCAGGGGATTTGTCTGTCTCGCGTGCTGCCAAACATCGAAGCCGAAAATTTGGCGGTCTCTGGATCGACATCGCCGATGCACTGGGAGAGGGTGCAACGTTTGCCAACGCACGCGGTGGAGACGTTTGGAATTGTTGTGATGACGACGGGCGGGAACGATCTGATCCACAGCTACGGCCGCTCGCCAGCTCGCGAAGGGGCTATGTACGGAGCGACCTTGGATCAGGCCGAACCGTGGATCGAGAACTTTGCAGCCCGGCTGGATCAGATGCTCGACCGGATCGATGAAAGCTTTCCCGGCGGCTGCGAGATATTTTTGGCGAACATCTACGATCCGACCGACGGCGTCGGCGACGCGCCAAGTATCTTTCTGCCGCCGTGGCCCGACGGGCTGGCAATCCATGCTCGCTATAACACGATCATCCAGGACGCGGCAGAGCGTCGGTCAAACGTGACGCTGGCGCCGATGTACGAAGCGTTCTTGGGGCACGGATCGCATTGCCGGCAGTTTTGGCGGTCGACGTACGACCGCAGCGATCCACACTATTGGTTCTTCAGCAATATCGAAGATCCCAACGATCGCGGCTACGACGCCATTCGGCGTCTGTTTTTGAACGCGATCGTCGCTCGCCGCGACGCGCTGCCAAGCGGTGGCAGCACGGAATGA
- a CDS encoding phosphopantothenoylcysteine decarboxylase has product MAKILITSGPTRQYLDPVRYLTNASSGRMGAALAQAALDLGHQVVVVSGPVSVTYPAAAEVIDVLTTQEMLEVAHREFQQCDGAIGAAAPCDYQPQQVETEKISKTGKPLQLNLVETPDVVATLGERKRSDQWVVGFALETQDRHFRAIVKLEKKHCDLMVSNGPEAIDSAENQVDLIDAEGQLLEQISGSKLDVARGILKVIDARLIR; this is encoded by the coding sequence ATGGCCAAAATATTGATCACGTCGGGGCCGACCCGACAGTACCTGGACCCTGTCCGCTATCTGACCAATGCATCGAGCGGACGGATGGGGGCTGCGTTGGCCCAAGCCGCACTCGATTTAGGCCACCAGGTCGTGGTCGTCAGTGGGCCCGTTAGCGTCACCTATCCGGCAGCAGCCGAAGTGATCGATGTCCTGACCACACAGGAGATGTTGGAAGTCGCTCACCGCGAATTCCAGCAGTGCGATGGTGCGATCGGCGCGGCGGCGCCTTGTGATTACCAGCCGCAGCAGGTGGAGACGGAGAAGATCTCCAAAACGGGCAAGCCGCTGCAATTGAACCTTGTCGAGACTCCCGATGTCGTCGCCACCCTCGGCGAACGCAAGCGGAGTGATCAATGGGTCGTGGGGTTTGCGTTAGAGACGCAGGATCGGCACTTCCGGGCGATCGTGAAACTGGAAAAGAAGCACTGTGACTTGATGGTCAGCAATGGCCCCGAAGCGATCGATTCGGCCGAAAACCAAGTCGACCTGATCGACGCCGAAGGTCAATTGCTCGAGCAGATTTCGGGCTCGAAGCTCGACGTCGCCCGCGGAATCTTGAAAGTGATCGACGCTCGCTTGATTCGCTGA
- a CDS encoding DinB family protein gives MSTFIGNMIADSLARGISYADSLVKDLPADQFARFAPGKEGPIVSNHPAFILGHLSIYAPRVVEQLGQDATAYQPTEAENALFSPAAKCQDDPNGLIYPGKDQLVDRFTTVYQAALTTLRNATDDQFMVPNPGEGRLRELFPTLGGMHAFYTGGHFMLHMGQLSAWRRMMGMAPA, from the coding sequence ATGAGCACCTTCATTGGAAACATGATTGCCGATTCTTTGGCCCGCGGCATCAGCTACGCCGACAGCCTGGTGAAGGATCTGCCAGCGGACCAATTCGCTCGATTCGCTCCCGGCAAAGAGGGCCCGATCGTTTCGAATCACCCCGCTTTCATCCTGGGGCACTTGAGCATCTACGCTCCACGCGTCGTCGAACAACTGGGGCAAGACGCTACCGCCTATCAACCGACCGAAGCCGAGAACGCCCTCTTTTCGCCGGCCGCCAAGTGCCAGGACGACCCCAACGGTCTGATCTATCCCGGGAAAGATCAGCTAGTCGACCGCTTCACCACGGTTTATCAAGCCGCGCTGACGACCCTGCGAAACGCCACCGACGATCAATTTATGGTTCCCAACCCCGGCGAAGGGCGACTCCGCGAACTCTTCCCAACGCTGGGCGGAATGCACGCCTTTTACACCGGCGGTCACTTTATGCTGCACATGGGGCAATTGAGCGCCTGGCGTCGCATGATGGGCATGGCGCCGGCATAG
- a CDS encoding DUF1553 domain-containing protein has protein sequence MLIRLTCIGLIAIAATAQADPLSKAEYFEQHIRPVLIKHCYECHAENSEELGGSLLLDSADGWRAGGDSGPAIVPSNAADSLLISALEFESVEMPPSGRLPDEVIDHFRHWIDQGAFDPREGTGTHPASKGIDLDAGRDFWSFQNPQEVSPPTVPGSDWAWSDIDRFIESRRLQAELPYPGDADPIVSLRRLTFDLTGLPPSPELIQQFSDDPSPEHWRRIVDRQLASFGFAEHWGRHWLDVARYADSNGADFNATFHDAWRYRQFVVDAMATDKPFDEFVRQQIAGDLMPSDSDADRIENLIATGFLMLGSKMLSERDKAKLKMDIVDDQIDTVGRAFLGMTLGCARCHDHKFDPIPTKDYYALAGIFSSTKVLDGESQRYVSTWVKRDLPTRSEHRAAVEQHAAAKKELTTKLTATKKQLASLRKAAPRNWGGTVVDDTEAKRTGHWKESLLTQPFYGAGYIHDDNKNKGETSVAFSTNLPAGRYEVRIAYTGSGSRAANVPIEIHTASGIQQATLNQSKPGSIAGLWESIGEYDFAADKPATVIMRNTGTQGYVIADAVQFLKPGEEAQQPADNKKQQQMIAAVSAEIKSLEAAIRDHDKTAPPPLPRAMAVVDEKQVEDACLCIRGEPHNKGPVVPRGFLQVVSSGSSIAIPEDQSGRLQLADWITDPDNPLTARVIVNRVWMHLIGQGLVRTVDNFGQLGDRPSHPELLDTLAIQFVREGWSIKTLVRKIVLSRVYRQSSNYHRVAFQADPDNRLLWRGHRKRLPAEALRDTMLVAAERLDRVPTVQPMQKFGVLVNNNTASSGAATLAESNRRSMYLQIIRGQLPPMLATFDFADPDILVGRRPATNVPSQALVMLNSDTVIDMSQQIAAQIAETSEPLDAQIEAAYLRCLQRYPQSDERELAAEFIGGDPQRLAQFIQILMASTEYRFLD, from the coding sequence ATGCTGATTCGCCTGACATGCATCGGATTGATCGCAATCGCCGCCACCGCTCAGGCCGATCCGCTCTCCAAGGCGGAATATTTTGAACAGCACATTCGCCCGGTGCTGATCAAACATTGCTACGAATGCCACGCGGAAAACTCCGAAGAACTCGGCGGCAGCCTGTTGTTGGATTCCGCCGACGGCTGGCGTGCCGGTGGCGATAGCGGTCCGGCAATCGTCCCCTCCAACGCTGCCGACAGCCTGCTGATCTCGGCGCTCGAGTTCGAATCGGTCGAGATGCCACCGAGCGGTCGCTTGCCCGATGAAGTGATCGACCACTTCCGCCACTGGATCGATCAAGGTGCATTCGATCCGCGCGAAGGAACCGGCACGCATCCTGCCTCCAAAGGGATCGACCTCGATGCGGGGCGCGACTTCTGGTCGTTCCAGAATCCTCAAGAGGTTTCGCCGCCGACGGTCCCCGGTTCCGACTGGGCGTGGTCGGACATCGATCGCTTCATCGAATCGCGTCGCCTGCAGGCGGAACTTCCCTATCCGGGAGACGCCGATCCGATCGTCAGCCTGCGACGCTTGACCTTCGACCTGACCGGTCTGCCACCATCGCCCGAACTGATTCAACAATTCAGCGACGACCCGTCGCCGGAGCACTGGCGTCGGATCGTCGATCGCCAACTCGCCTCGTTCGGATTCGCGGAACACTGGGGGCGGCATTGGTTGGACGTCGCCCGATACGCCGACTCCAACGGCGCCGACTTCAACGCGACCTTTCACGACGCTTGGCGTTACCGTCAGTTTGTCGTCGACGCGATGGCGACCGACAAACCGTTTGATGAGTTTGTCCGCCAACAGATCGCCGGCGACCTGATGCCCAGCGACTCCGACGCCGATCGGATCGAAAACCTCATCGCCACCGGGTTCTTGATGCTCGGATCGAAGATGCTCAGCGAACGCGACAAGGCGAAGCTGAAGATGGACATCGTCGACGATCAAATCGATACCGTCGGCCGCGCGTTCCTCGGGATGACGCTGGGATGTGCCCGTTGCCATGATCACAAGTTTGATCCGATCCCAACCAAAGACTATTACGCCTTGGCCGGAATCTTCTCCAGCACCAAGGTGTTGGATGGCGAATCGCAGCGGTACGTCAGCACCTGGGTCAAACGCGATCTGCCGACACGCAGCGAACATCGCGCGGCGGTCGAACAGCATGCGGCGGCGAAGAAGGAACTGACAACGAAACTGACCGCCACCAAGAAACAACTCGCCTCGCTCCGCAAAGCGGCTCCACGCAACTGGGGCGGAACGGTTGTCGACGATACCGAAGCCAAGCGAACGGGGCACTGGAAAGAGTCGCTGCTGACGCAACCGTTTTATGGTGCCGGCTACATTCACGACGACAACAAAAACAAGGGGGAGACGTCGGTCGCGTTCTCCACCAACCTGCCGGCGGGACGTTATGAGGTGCGGATCGCCTACACCGGATCGGGCAGCCGCGCCGCCAACGTACCGATCGAAATCCACACCGCGTCGGGGATTCAACAGGCAACGCTCAACCAATCCAAACCAGGTTCGATCGCTGGCTTGTGGGAATCGATCGGCGAATACGACTTTGCCGCCGACAAGCCGGCGACGGTGATCATGCGGAACACCGGGACACAAGGGTACGTGATCGCCGATGCGGTTCAGTTCCTCAAGCCGGGGGAAGAAGCTCAGCAACCAGCGGACAACAAGAAGCAGCAACAGATGATCGCGGCAGTCTCCGCCGAGATCAAATCGCTGGAAGCCGCGATCCGCGACCACGACAAGACCGCTCCGCCGCCACTGCCTCGAGCGATGGCGGTGGTCGATGAGAAACAAGTCGAAGACGCCTGCTTGTGCATCCGCGGCGAACCCCACAACAAGGGCCCGGTCGTACCGCGCGGCTTCCTGCAAGTCGTTTCCAGCGGTTCGTCGATCGCGATCCCCGAGGACCAAAGCGGTCGGCTGCAGCTGGCCGATTGGATCACCGACCCCGACAATCCGCTGACCGCTCGCGTGATCGTCAACCGCGTCTGGATGCACCTGATCGGGCAGGGGCTGGTCCGAACCGTCGACAACTTTGGCCAACTGGGCGATCGCCCCAGCCATCCCGAGCTGCTCGACACGCTGGCGATTCAGTTCGTTCGCGAGGGCTGGTCGATCAAAACGCTGGTCCGCAAGATCGTACTCAGCCGCGTCTATCGTCAGTCGTCGAACTACCATCGGGTCGCTTTCCAAGCCGATCCAGACAACCGCTTGTTGTGGCGTGGGCATCGCAAGCGTCTGCCAGCCGAAGCGCTGCGCGACACGATGCTGGTCGCCGCCGAGCGTTTGGACCGCGTGCCAACGGTACAACCGATGCAGAAGTTTGGCGTGTTGGTGAACAACAACACCGCCAGTTCGGGAGCGGCCACACTGGCCGAATCGAATCGCCGCAGCATGTACCTGCAAATCATCCGCGGCCAATTGCCGCCGATGCTGGCGACTTTCGACTTTGCCGATCCCGATATCCTTGTCGGTCGCCGCCCCGCGACCAACGTCCCCTCCCAAGCGTTGGTGATGTTGAACAGCGACACGGTGATCGACATGTCTCAACAGATCGCCGCCCAAATCGCTGAAACATCCGAACCTCTGGATGCGCAGATCGAAGCGGCCTACTTGCGCTGCCTGCAACGTTATCCGCAGAGCGACGAACGCGAACTCGCCGCAGAGTTTATCGGCGGCGATCCGCAGCGACTCGCGCAATTCATTCAGATCCTAATGGCCAGCACCGAATACCGATTCCTGGATTGA
- a CDS encoding DUF1501 domain-containing protein: MKNVTSRRQMLSASACGFGSLALADLMTRQAQAATPSSPLAQPSTHHLPRARRVIFLFMHGGPSHVDTFDYKPRLQADDGKDLPYDLPTAAIDAKLKLLGSPWKFKQHGQSGLWCSELMPHTARHLDEMCIIKSLHSRGQSHGQAVSMLNTGSDNLVRPSVGSWLSYGLGTENEDLPSFVALAPSTGHGGPRNYGTAFLPAIHQATAIGSNGKLGDAQVKYLNRGDLPPAEQNRQMDLLQTLNRRHLDRAGQDQQIEGAIEAYELAFRMQQAAPQVLSLDEEPQHILDLYGVGQEPTDNFGRSCLLARRLAEAGVRFVQVSTGNVWDQHSNLKSGHEKNSLKTDQPVAGLIQDLKQRGMLEDTLIVWGGEFGRTPVVQGANGRDHNPQGFTMWMAGGGVKGGTSYGETDEFGYYSQQDRVHMHDLHATILHLMGLDHQRLTYRYAGRDFRLTDVAGRVVTELFA, translated from the coding sequence ATGAAAAACGTAACCTCTCGACGACAGATGCTCTCCGCTTCGGCATGCGGCTTCGGTTCGCTGGCCCTCGCCGATCTCATGACACGCCAGGCGCAAGCGGCCACGCCCAGCAGTCCGCTGGCCCAACCGTCGACGCATCATCTGCCTCGCGCTCGCCGCGTGATCTTTCTGTTCATGCACGGTGGCCCCAGCCACGTCGACACGTTTGATTACAAACCGCGTCTGCAAGCCGACGATGGCAAGGACCTGCCGTACGATCTGCCGACGGCAGCGATCGACGCCAAGTTGAAGCTATTGGGCAGCCCGTGGAAATTCAAACAACATGGTCAGAGCGGACTGTGGTGCAGCGAATTGATGCCCCACACGGCGCGGCATCTGGATGAGATGTGCATCATCAAATCGCTGCACAGCCGCGGGCAATCGCATGGCCAAGCGGTCAGCATGCTGAACACCGGCAGCGACAACTTGGTCCGCCCGTCGGTCGGATCGTGGCTCAGTTACGGCCTGGGGACCGAAAACGAAGACCTGCCGTCGTTTGTCGCCCTCGCGCCGAGCACCGGTCACGGCGGCCCAAGGAACTACGGCACCGCGTTCCTTCCCGCGATCCACCAAGCGACGGCGATCGGTAGCAACGGCAAGCTGGGCGATGCGCAGGTCAAATACCTTAATCGCGGCGATCTTCCCCCGGCGGAACAGAACCGCCAGATGGACTTGTTGCAAACGCTCAACCGTCGCCACCTGGATCGCGCCGGCCAGGACCAACAGATCGAAGGAGCGATCGAAGCGTACGAGTTGGCGTTTCGAATGCAGCAGGCCGCGCCACAGGTTCTGTCGCTGGACGAGGAGCCTCAGCACATCTTGGATCTCTACGGCGTCGGACAAGAACCGACCGACAACTTTGGCCGCAGCTGTCTGCTCGCGCGACGGCTAGCCGAAGCGGGAGTGCGGTTCGTCCAAGTCTCCACCGGTAACGTCTGGGATCAACACAGCAACTTAAAGAGCGGACACGAGAAGAACTCTTTAAAAACCGACCAACCGGTCGCCGGCTTGATTCAAGATCTCAAGCAGCGGGGAATGTTGGAGGACACGCTGATCGTCTGGGGCGGCGAATTTGGCCGCACACCCGTCGTGCAGGGCGCCAACGGCCGCGATCACAATCCGCAAGGCTTCACGATGTGGATGGCCGGCGGCGGCGTGAAAGGTGGGACCAGCTATGGCGAGACCGACGAATTCGGTTATTATTCACAGCAGGATCGGGTTCACATGCACGACTTGCACGCTACCATTTTGCATTTAATGGGGCTCGATCATCAAAGGCTCACCTATCGATATGCCGGTCGCGACTTCCGCTTGACCGATGTCGCGGGCCGTGTTGTGACCGAGTTGTTTGCGTAA
- a CDS encoding IS4 family transposase, which yields MQPTSIAYEFQDIQLGDKRLNDRAEALLASLAANPSASINEACSGWDETKAAYRLFDNPNVDPEAILGAHAEKTLQRIKAQDTVCIAQDTTELDYTAHPPEGVRNLDRLGRRGLYDHSHIAFTPEKLCLGVVGVKFYDRDKEALGTSKKREGQPLHTGEGQRWLDGYRKACEIAGKCPETQIVSLADREGDIYDIFVEADQHETPAQFVIRSQRKRSLPEKDPDGGPAAYKKMRAEIASAQPVAYREVQLPQTPERTKGSGNKQHPGREARTAKLEIRAKRMTLRAPHNKQSSMPPVEISVVWVSEIDGPGDGTEVDWLLLSSLPVDTIAQTLRIVDLYVARWPIEVFFRVFKTGCRVEEIQLEARDRLIRALMFYKVIAWRIMFVTFLGRECPELPCDVVFSEAEWKSVWKVVEKTAPPKQAPELSQFIPVLATLGGYNHREGDGPPGAEVIWRGTRRMLDFALCWQAFGPDQ from the coding sequence ATGCAACCGACCAGTATCGCATACGAATTTCAAGATATTCAACTTGGAGACAAACGTCTCAACGATCGAGCCGAAGCGTTGCTCGCCTCGCTGGCGGCCAACCCTTCGGCCAGTATCAACGAAGCTTGCAGTGGCTGGGACGAAACCAAAGCCGCTTACCGTCTATTCGATAACCCCAACGTCGATCCCGAAGCCATTCTCGGGGCTCACGCTGAAAAGACACTCCAACGAATCAAAGCCCAAGACACCGTTTGCATCGCACAAGATACCACCGAACTGGACTACACCGCGCATCCGCCCGAAGGCGTCCGCAATCTCGATCGCTTAGGCCGCCGTGGACTTTACGATCATTCCCACATCGCCTTCACGCCGGAGAAACTTTGTCTCGGGGTGGTCGGTGTTAAGTTCTACGATCGCGACAAAGAAGCGCTCGGCACCAGCAAGAAGCGAGAAGGCCAACCCCTACACACCGGCGAAGGGCAACGATGGCTCGATGGTTATCGCAAGGCCTGCGAGATCGCCGGAAAATGTCCTGAAACTCAGATCGTTTCGCTGGCCGATCGCGAAGGAGACATCTACGACATTTTCGTCGAAGCCGATCAGCATGAAACACCGGCTCAGTTCGTCATTCGCTCGCAGCGAAAACGCTCGTTGCCGGAGAAAGACCCCGATGGCGGGCCTGCGGCTTATAAGAAAATGCGTGCCGAAATCGCATCCGCCCAGCCGGTCGCTTACCGCGAAGTCCAGCTTCCCCAAACGCCCGAGCGAACCAAAGGATCAGGAAACAAACAACACCCCGGCCGTGAAGCACGCACTGCGAAGTTAGAAATTCGAGCGAAGCGGATGACTCTTCGTGCGCCACACAACAAGCAGTCTTCGATGCCGCCGGTCGAGATCAGTGTCGTTTGGGTGAGCGAGATCGATGGCCCAGGCGACGGAACCGAAGTCGACTGGCTGTTACTGAGTTCTCTGCCGGTCGACACGATTGCCCAGACGCTGCGGATTGTGGATTTGTATGTGGCTCGTTGGCCAATCGAAGTATTCTTTCGAGTTTTCAAAACTGGCTGCCGGGTCGAAGAGATTCAACTCGAAGCGAGAGACCGACTGATCCGCGCGTTGATGTTTTACAAAGTGATCGCATGGCGGATCATGTTTGTGACCTTCTTAGGCCGCGAGTGTCCAGAGCTTCCCTGTGATGTCGTCTTCAGCGAAGCGGAATGGAAGTCGGTCTGGAAAGTGGTGGAAAAGACGGCTCCCCCAAAGCAAGCTCCTGAGCTGTCACAATTCATCCCGGTCCTTGCGACCCTTGGCGGCTACAATCACCGCGAAGGCGACGGTCCGCCGGGAGCCGAAGTGATCTGGCGAGGCACGCGGCGAATGCTCGACTTCGCCCTCTGCTGGCAAGCCTTCGGACCAGACCAATGA